One Xenopus tropicalis strain Nigerian chromosome 8, UCB_Xtro_10.0, whole genome shotgun sequence genomic window carries:
- the erg28 gene encoding probable ergosterol biosynthetic protein 28 precursor, translating into MSRFLAVLRSWLMMVSIIAAGNTFQSFRDHSFLSDKLYTASPNLVNGLQARTFGVWTLLSSVIRCACAVDIRNKTLYHLTLWTFILALGHFLAEVFVYQTAAITIGIMAPLMVASFSILGMLIGFQYLEVQQESSVRCNKKKN; encoded by the exons ATGAGCCGATTCTTGGCTGTGTTAAGAAGCTGGCTCATGATGGTCTCCATTATCGCAGCTGGGAACACATTCCAGAGCTTTAGAGACCACAGTTTCCTGAGTGACAAGCTTTATACCGCTAGCCCTAACCTGG TAAATGGTCTCCAAGCTCGTACTTTTGGGGTGTGGACACTGCTTTCCTCTGTTATCCGATGTGCATGTGCAGTGGATATCCGGAACAAGAC GCTCTACCACCTCACACTCTGGACATTCATACTGGCTCTGGGACATTTCCTGGCTGAAGTCTTTGTTTACCAAACTGCCGCGATTACTATAGGCATAATGGCTCCACTGATGGTTGCAA GTTTCTCAATTCTTGGGATGTTGATTGGGTTCCAATATCTGGAGGTTCAACAAGAGTCTTCTGTTCGctgtaacaaaaagaaaaactag
- the erg28 gene encoding probable ergosterol biosynthetic protein 28 isoform X1, producing MWEGVPALVRIVLKKIQLLRYIKHFVPKMSRFLAVLRSWLMMVSIIAAGNTFQSFRDHSFLSDKLYTASPNLVNGLQARTFGVWTLLSSVIRCACAVDIRNKTLYHLTLWTFILALGHFLAEVFVYQTAAITIGIMAPLMVASFSILGMLIGFQYLEVQQESSVRCNKKKN from the exons ATGTGGGAGG GGGTACCAGCATTGGTTcgcattgttttaaaaaaaattcagcttttgcgatatattaaacattttgtgCCAAAAATGAGCCGATTCTTGGCTGTGTTAAGAAGCTGGCTCATGATGGTCTCCATTATCGCAGCTGGGAACACATTCCAGAGCTTTAGAGACCACAGTTTCCTGAGTGACAAGCTTTATACCGCTAGCCCTAACCTGG TAAATGGTCTCCAAGCTCGTACTTTTGGGGTGTGGACACTGCTTTCCTCTGTTATCCGATGTGCATGTGCAGTGGATATCCGGAACAAGAC GCTCTACCACCTCACACTCTGGACATTCATACTGGCTCTGGGACATTTCCTGGCTGAAGTCTTTGTTTACCAAACTGCCGCGATTACTATAGGCATAATGGCTCCACTGATGGTTGCAA GTTTCTCAATTCTTGGGATGTTGATTGGGTTCCAATATCTGGAGGTTCAACAAGAGTCTTCTGTTCGctgtaacaaaaagaaaaactag